Proteins found in one Primulina eburnea isolate SZY01 chromosome 16, ASM2296580v1, whole genome shotgun sequence genomic segment:
- the LOC140817367 gene encoding uncharacterized protein, translated as MEIAYDTWESSAQLLPKYIFSLFKYNPGTVVEWKHLRTNNEMSKTLNYLFWEFRPCVDGFRHCRKIISVDGTQLYTKYKHKMLIGITLDANNQVLPLAFAIVDEKTTDSWKWFLESLGRHVVRGESVVCLISDRHKRIVRATADLPYFQPPHVFLVILPSSTSDSD; from the coding sequence ATGGAAATTGCTTATGATACTTGGGAGAGCTCCGCTCAATTACttccaaaatatattttttctcttTTCAAATATAATCCGGGAACAGTTGTGGAGTGGAAGCATCTCAGAACCAACAATGAAATGAGTAAGACACTGAACTATCTTTTCTGGGAATTCAGGCCGTGTGTTGATGGGTTTCGGCATTGTCGAAAAATAATTAGTGTTGATGGTACACAGTTGTATACCAAATACAAGCACAAAATGTTGATCGGTATCACTCTGGATGCGAACAATCAGGTTCTACCGCTAGCATTTGCTATTGTGGATGAAAAAACAACAGATTCTTGGAAATGGTTCTTGGAGAGCCTAGGAAGACATGTTGTTCGTGGTGAAAGTGTCGTGTGTCTTATTTCTGATAGACATAAGAGAATCGTGCGCGCAACTGCAGATCTACCATATTTTCAACCTCCACACG